In Sphingobium sp. Z007, one DNA window encodes the following:
- the msrB gene encoding peptide-methionine (R)-S-oxide reductase MsrB: MDKLNLSEAEWRARLSPEQYHVLREAGTERAFTGPYNGNKADGVYYCAGCGTELFDAQEKYDSGSGWPSFTAPVDGDAVEEIRDASHGMVRTEVRCATCEGHLGHVFPDGPGVNGLRYCMNSASLDFKPRDEEAE; this comes from the coding sequence ATGGACAAGCTGAACCTGAGCGAAGCCGAATGGCGCGCACGCCTTTCCCCCGAACAATATCATGTGCTGCGCGAAGCGGGCACGGAGCGGGCCTTTACCGGTCCCTATAATGGCAACAAGGCCGACGGCGTTTATTATTGCGCCGGTTGCGGCACCGAACTGTTCGACGCGCAGGAAAAATATGACAGCGGGTCGGGTTGGCCCAGCTTCACCGCGCCGGTCGATGGCGACGCGGTCGAGGAAATTCGCGACGCCAGCCACGGTATGGTCCGCACCGAAGTCCGCTGCGCCACCTGCGAAGGGCATCTGGGCCATGTCTTCCCCGATGGTCCGGGCGTTAACGGCCTGCGTTACTGCATGAACAGCGCCAGCCTGGACTTCAAGCCGCGCGACGAAGAGGCGGAATAG
- the holA gene encoding DNA polymerase III subunit delta, whose protein sequence is MKANRGQIERALDAPPHDVRFFLLYGPDEAGSQSLAKRLERAMGPQAERIDLDGATLKDDPARLSDEAASFSMFGDKRWIRVSGMGEESVPALTALLEAEAAGNPVIAVVGALKATSKLVKLALDHKAVMACISYQPDARESEQIAVGIARDGGLRLSSDLARRIVDLANGDRALMTGEIEKLILYLDAAPDRPREATAEALDALSADNPDTEVGPLVNAVLGGDLKAMHRELTSLSETGTAMASVIRPLLNRAMLIANIRTDFDASGRLEGAVEAAGKAVFWKEKGLVSRQVRQWDAPGIARVLQRLLEAERATRSGRGLGDLMVRHELLTIARQAARERA, encoded by the coding sequence TTGAAGGCCAATCGCGGCCAGATCGAACGGGCGCTGGACGCGCCGCCCCATGATGTGCGCTTCTTCCTGCTATACGGCCCCGACGAAGCGGGTAGCCAGTCGCTGGCGAAACGGCTGGAGCGCGCCATGGGGCCGCAGGCCGAACGGATCGACCTGGACGGCGCGACGCTGAAGGACGACCCCGCCCGGCTGTCCGACGAAGCGGCGTCATTTTCCATGTTCGGCGACAAGCGCTGGATTCGAGTCAGCGGCATGGGCGAGGAATCGGTCCCGGCACTGACCGCCCTGTTGGAGGCCGAAGCCGCCGGCAACCCGGTGATCGCGGTCGTAGGCGCACTGAAAGCCACATCGAAACTGGTCAAGCTGGCGCTGGATCACAAGGCGGTGATGGCCTGCATCTCCTACCAGCCCGATGCGCGCGAATCCGAACAGATCGCGGTCGGCATCGCGCGCGATGGCGGGCTGCGGCTGTCGTCAGACCTCGCCCGCCGCATCGTCGACTTGGCCAATGGCGACCGCGCGCTGATGACCGGCGAGATCGAGAAGCTGATCCTCTATCTCGACGCCGCGCCCGATCGCCCGCGCGAGGCGACGGCGGAGGCGCTCGATGCGTTGTCCGCCGACAATCCCGATACGGAGGTCGGCCCGCTTGTCAACGCCGTGTTGGGCGGCGACCTCAAGGCCATGCACCGCGAACTCACGAGCCTGAGCGAAACCGGCACCGCCATGGCGTCGGTCATCCGCCCGCTGCTGAACCGCGCGATGCTGATCGCCAATATCCGCACCGATTTCGACGCCAGCGGACGCCTGGAAGGCGCGGTGGAAGCGGCGGGCAAGGCGGTGTTCTGGAAGGAAAAGGGGCTGGTGTCGCGCCAGGTACGGCAATGGGATGCGCCCGGCATCGCCCGCGTGCTCCAACGGCTGCTGGAAGCGGAACGCGCCACCCGATCGGGCCGGGGGCTGGGTGACTTGATGGTGCGTCACGAATTGCTGACGATCGCGCGGCAGGCGGCGCGGGAGCGGGCCTGA
- a CDS encoding transglycosylase domain-containing protein, with protein sequence MAGSGKNKGAPRGRAKTWLLRGLKIGLATAVAGLLAVVIAVVIAMQSLPGYDSLKSSPNGQMIRVHAADGSVIVSLGPSFGKWMDYDRIPQVMVDAMVSTEDKRFYLHPGVDPIGMARAAWVAIENRGKGRRLQGASTITQQVTRNIFLNNSYSFGRKIREMVLALALERKFTKRQILELYLNKVYFGGGAYGIDAASRKFFGHPATGLDLPEAAIIAGLVKAPSSYSPTADADAAIGRAGVVLDLMQENGAISASQRADADIQSVKLAPQAPQNSVRYFTDWTLPQLDLLIDEPNEPLEVYTTIDLGMQKAATAAIQANVPSGTQGAMVSLDRDGAVRAMVGGLDYVTSNYNRATTATRQPGSAWKIFVYMAALEAGYTPDTGVTDEPVTINGWSPRNSSGRFSGDIDIRTAFAYSINTVAAKLGVEVGFPTVADMARRFGITTPVNTHPSMVLGTSDVRLIDMTRAAASIARKGIAVTPYGITKVTTADGRLLYSHQDDTSRVLVAPWVAAGMTDLMQTAVSTGTGKAAQIGRPVAGKTGTTTSNKDGYFLGFSSGITTGVWMGRDDAKAVGGLQGGRAPARAFADYMKVAVSKRPVEQFETEVTLPEWQLEPDDEAYYGSPDNGMVGGLDGGMLVDENGLPIERPRAAPSEAASDDPQMEVDPEDRPRQDRPQPPRIDQQWIDNVLGRDRQRQQRPTPNP encoded by the coding sequence ATGGCAGGATCAGGCAAGAACAAAGGCGCGCCGCGTGGCCGCGCGAAGACATGGTTGCTGCGCGGGCTGAAGATCGGCCTTGCGACGGCGGTGGCGGGCCTGCTGGCGGTGGTGATCGCTGTGGTGATCGCGATGCAGTCGCTGCCCGGCTATGATAGCCTTAAATCCTCCCCCAATGGCCAGATGATCCGCGTGCATGCTGCCGACGGGAGCGTCATCGTGTCCTTGGGGCCGAGTTTTGGCAAATGGATGGACTATGACCGCATTCCGCAGGTCATGGTCGATGCGATGGTCTCGACAGAAGACAAGCGCTTCTACCTGCATCCCGGCGTCGATCCGATCGGCATGGCGCGCGCCGCCTGGGTTGCGATCGAAAATCGCGGCAAGGGCCGGCGGTTGCAGGGCGCATCGACCATCACCCAGCAGGTGACGCGCAATATCTTCCTCAACAACAGCTATAGTTTCGGCCGCAAGATCCGCGAAATGGTGCTGGCGCTGGCGCTGGAACGCAAATTCACCAAACGGCAAATCCTCGAACTCTACCTCAACAAGGTCTATTTCGGCGGCGGCGCCTACGGCATCGATGCGGCCAGCCGCAAATTTTTCGGCCATCCCGCCACCGGCTTGGACCTGCCCGAAGCGGCGATCATCGCGGGGCTGGTGAAGGCGCCGTCCAGCTATTCCCCCACCGCCGACGCCGACGCCGCGATCGGCCGCGCCGGCGTTGTTTTGGACCTGATGCAGGAAAATGGCGCTATCTCCGCATCGCAGCGGGCGGACGCGGATATTCAGAGCGTCAAACTGGCTCCGCAAGCGCCGCAGAACAGCGTGCGTTACTTCACCGACTGGACGCTGCCCCAGCTCGACCTGCTGATCGATGAGCCCAACGAGCCGCTGGAGGTCTATACCACCATCGATCTTGGCATGCAGAAGGCGGCGACGGCGGCGATCCAGGCTAATGTGCCGTCGGGCACGCAGGGCGCAATGGTCAGCCTGGACCGCGACGGCGCGGTGCGGGCGATGGTCGGTGGCCTGGATTATGTGACGTCCAACTATAATCGCGCCACCACCGCGACGCGCCAGCCGGGATCGGCGTGGAAGATCTTTGTCTATATGGCGGCGCTGGAGGCGGGCTATACCCCCGACACCGGCGTGACCGACGAGCCGGTGACGATCAACGGCTGGTCCCCGCGCAACAGTTCGGGGCGCTTTTCTGGCGATATCGATATCCGCACCGCCTTCGCCTATTCGATCAATACGGTCGCAGCGAAGCTGGGCGTAGAGGTCGGCTTCCCCACCGTCGCCGACATGGCGCGGCGCTTTGGCATCACGACGCCGGTCAATACCCATCCGTCGATGGTGCTGGGCACGTCCGACGTGCGGTTGATCGACATGACTCGCGCCGCCGCCTCGATCGCGCGTAAGGGGATTGCCGTGACGCCCTATGGCATTACCAAGGTCACCACCGCCGACGGCCGGCTGCTCTACAGCCATCAGGACGACACCAGCCGCGTGCTTGTGGCCCCCTGGGTCGCCGCCGGCATGACCGACCTGATGCAGACGGCGGTCAGCACCGGCACGGGCAAGGCCGCCCAGATCGGCCGCCCGGTCGCGGGCAAGACCGGCACCACGACCAGCAACAAGGATGGTTATTTCCTGGGCTTTTCCAGCGGCATCACCACCGGCGTCTGGATGGGCCGCGATGACGCCAAGGCGGTCGGTGGACTACAGGGCGGCCGTGCGCCAGCCCGCGCTTTCGCCGATTATATGAAAGTGGCGGTTTCCAAGCGCCCGGTGGAGCAGTTCGAAACAGAGGTGACGCTGCCCGAATGGCAGCTGGAACCGGACGATGAGGCCTATTATGGCAGCCCCGACAATGGGATGGTTGGGGGGCTGGACGGCGGCATGCTGGTCGACGAAAACGGCCTGCCGATCGAGCGCCCCCGCGCCGCCCCTTCAGAGGCCGCGAGCGACGATCCGCAGATGGAGGTCGATCCCGAAGACAGGCCGCGGCAGGACCGGCCGCAACCGCCGCGCATCGACCAGCAATGGATCGACAATGTGCTGGGCCGCGATCGCCAGCGGCAGCAGCGACCGACGCCCAATCCTTAA
- the leuS gene encoding leucine--tRNA ligase, giving the protein MQRRFNPLEADARWQATWDEQQSFKADDASPKPRSYVLEMFPYPSGRIHIGHVRNYSMGDVLARFRRMTGHEVLHPMGWDAFGMPAENAAMEKKVHPGEWTRSNIANMRAQLKKLGFAIDWSRELATCEPDYYGHEQALFLDMLQAGLVYRKESAVNWDPVDMTVLANEQVIDGRGWRSGALVEKRKLSQWFLKITQFADDLVAGLATLDQWPDKVKLMQENWIGKSVGLQFHFEPVAPFDSRIEVYSTRPDTIFGASFVAIAADHPIAQAVAANNPDAVAFIEKCKAGGTTAAELETAEKLGFDTGLTVAHPFDPDWHLPVFIANFVLMDYGTGAVMGVPAHDQRDLDFARKYMLPVERVVAPEGEADTPIHDEAYTGPGKLVNSRLLDGMSVEEAKAAVIARAESEGWGAGKTVFRLRDWGVSRQRYWGTPIPVIHCETCGPVGVPKDQLPVVLPDDVSFDVPGNPLDRHPTWKHVDCPSCGQPAVRETDTLDTFADSSWYFIRFASQPKDKPFDRETVEKWLPVSQYIGGVEHAILHLLYARFWTRALQHMGQLGFAEPFTGLFTQGMVTHETYSREQGEGLPPVYFAPGEIDRTSEGATLIADAAPVEVGRVIKMSKSKKNVVDPDDIIAQYGADAVRWFMLSDSPPERDLPWTEAGIEGSWRFVNRVWRLFGDYDTAAEGQDKPLDRKLHQTVDGVARDIEALGFNKAVAKIYELVNAIEKAKPSASRTAAIRGLALLVAPMTPHLAEEGWAGMAKDNGCEGLIADAAWPPVDPALLVDDEVTIACQVMGKLRDTITVPKGTAKDELERLALAAPNVVRILDGATPKKVIVVPDRLVNLVI; this is encoded by the coding sequence ATGCAAAGGCGCTTCAACCCGCTTGAGGCCGACGCCCGCTGGCAGGCGACCTGGGACGAGCAGCAGAGCTTCAAGGCCGACGACGCGTCGCCCAAACCGCGCAGCTATGTGCTAGAGATGTTTCCCTATCCGTCGGGGCGCATCCATATCGGCCATGTCCGAAACTATTCGATGGGCGACGTGCTGGCACGATTCCGCCGGATGACGGGGCATGAAGTGCTGCATCCGATGGGCTGGGACGCCTTTGGCATGCCGGCCGAAAATGCGGCAATGGAAAAGAAGGTGCATCCGGGCGAATGGACGCGCTCGAACATCGCCAACATGCGCGCGCAATTGAAGAAACTGGGCTTCGCGATCGACTGGTCGCGCGAACTCGCCACCTGCGAGCCGGATTATTATGGCCATGAACAGGCGCTGTTCCTGGACATGCTGCAAGCAGGCCTGGTCTATCGCAAGGAATCGGCGGTCAATTGGGACCCGGTCGACATGACCGTGCTGGCGAACGAACAGGTGATCGACGGGCGCGGCTGGCGGTCGGGCGCTTTGGTCGAGAAGCGCAAACTGTCCCAGTGGTTCCTCAAGATCACCCAGTTCGCCGACGATCTGGTGGCGGGCCTGGCCACGCTGGACCAGTGGCCGGACAAGGTAAAGCTGATGCAGGAAAACTGGATCGGCAAATCGGTCGGTTTGCAGTTCCATTTCGAGCCGGTCGCGCCTTTCGACAGCCGGATCGAGGTCTATTCGACGCGGCCCGATACGATTTTCGGGGCGAGCTTCGTGGCGATTGCGGCGGACCATCCGATCGCGCAGGCGGTGGCCGCAAACAACCCGGACGCGGTCGCCTTCATTGAGAAGTGCAAGGCGGGCGGCACCACGGCGGCTGAACTGGAAACGGCAGAGAAGCTGGGCTTCGACACGGGCCTGACCGTCGCGCATCCGTTCGATCCCGACTGGCATCTGCCCGTGTTCATCGCCAATTTCGTGCTGATGGACTATGGCACCGGCGCGGTCATGGGCGTGCCCGCGCACGACCAGCGCGACCTGGACTTTGCGCGCAAATATATGCTGCCGGTCGAGCGTGTCGTTGCGCCGGAAGGTGAAGCCGACACGCCGATCCATGACGAGGCCTATACCGGCCCCGGCAAGCTGGTGAACTCGCGCTTACTGGACGGCATGAGCGTCGAAGAAGCAAAAGCCGCCGTCATCGCGCGGGCCGAATCAGAAGGCTGGGGCGCGGGCAAGACCGTGTTTCGCCTGCGCGACTGGGGCGTGTCGCGCCAGCGTTACTGGGGCACGCCGATCCCGGTGATCCATTGCGAGACGTGCGGCCCGGTGGGCGTGCCGAAGGATCAATTGCCGGTCGTGCTGCCCGACGATGTCAGCTTCGACGTACCGGGCAATCCTTTGGATCGCCATCCGACCTGGAAACATGTCGACTGCCCAAGCTGTGGCCAGCCCGCGGTGCGCGAGACCGATACGCTGGACACGTTCGCCGATTCGAGCTGGTATTTCATCCGCTTCGCCAGCCAACCCAAGGACAAGCCGTTCGACCGCGAAACCGTCGAAAAATGGCTACCGGTCAGCCAATATATTGGCGGCGTGGAACATGCGATCCTGCATCTGCTCTACGCCCGCTTCTGGACGCGCGCGCTCCAGCATATGGGGCAATTGGGCTTTGCCGAGCCGTTCACCGGCCTGTTCACGCAGGGGATGGTGACGCATGAGACCTATAGCCGCGAACAGGGCGAGGGGCTGCCGCCTGTCTATTTCGCGCCAGGCGAGATCGACCGGACGTCCGAAGGCGCGACGCTGATCGCCGATGCTGCGCCGGTCGAGGTCGGCCGCGTCATCAAAATGTCCAAGTCCAAGAAGAATGTCGTCGATCCCGACGATATCATCGCCCAATATGGCGCGGATGCAGTGCGCTGGTTCATGCTGTCGGACAGCCCGCCGGAACGCGACCTGCCCTGGACCGAGGCTGGCATCGAAGGCAGTTGGCGCTTCGTCAACCGCGTCTGGCGGCTGTTCGGCGACTATGACACCGCGGCCGAGGGGCAGGACAAGCCCCTGGACCGCAAGCTGCACCAGACCGTCGACGGCGTCGCCAGGGATATCGAGGCGCTGGGCTTTAACAAGGCGGTCGCGAAAATCTACGAACTGGTCAACGCGATCGAAAAGGCCAAGCCGTCCGCTTCGCGCACCGCCGCGATCCGCGGGCTTGCCCTGCTGGTTGCGCCGATGACGCCGCATCTGGCCGAAGAGGGCTGGGCGGGGATGGCCAAAGACAATGGTTGTGAAGGCCTGATCGCCGACGCCGCCTGGCCGCCGGTCGATCCGGCGCTGTTGGTGGACGATGAAGTCACCATCGCCTGCCAGGTGATGGGCAAGCTGCGCGACACCATCACCGTGCCCAAGGGGACGGCGAAGGACGAATTGGAGCGGCTGGCGCTCGCCGCGCCCAATGTCGTTCGCATCCTGGATGGCGCGACGCCCAAGAAGGTGATCGTCGTGCCGGATCGTCTGGTGAACCTGGTGATTTAA
- the lptE gene encoding LPS assembly lipoprotein LptE: protein MKSCPLLLIALASLSACGLRPVYGGGGQGAVAQALGNVTVEPIEGKGGWLVRNALNDRLSAMTGGSGPRYKLVVKLDDDISGFGLRSDAAITRERRTLRARYQLVDEATGAQLLDDTAGSDAGIDVTSSEYATIAAEDTALERLSQTVADQIVTRLALYSRKAANP from the coding sequence ATGAAGTCTTGTCCCCTGCTCTTGATCGCCCTTGCCTCCCTCTCCGCCTGCGGATTACGCCCCGTCTATGGCGGGGGCGGGCAGGGCGCGGTGGCGCAGGCGCTCGGCAATGTCACGGTCGAACCGATCGAGGGCAAGGGCGGCTGGCTGGTGCGCAATGCGCTCAACGACCGGCTGTCGGCGATGACCGGCGGCAGCGGCCCGCGCTACAAGCTGGTGGTGAAGCTGGACGATGACATCAGCGGTTTCGGCCTGCGGTCCGATGCCGCCATCACGCGTGAGCGCCGCACCTTGCGGGCGCGTTATCAGTTGGTGGATGAAGCCACCGGCGCGCAACTGCTGGACGATACAGCCGGATCGGACGCGGGCATCGACGTGACGTCGAGCGAATATGCCACGATCGCGGCCGAAGACACGGCGCTGGAACGGCTGTCGCAGACGGTGGCGGACCAGATCGTCACCCGGCTGGCGCTCTATTCGCGCAAGGCCGCCAATCCTTGA
- a CDS encoding DUF3576 domain-containing protein: MARRLPAFATTGLLLAALMPLAACGGGAKDRPKADIAASKVTTIGVNAYLWRASLDTLSFMPMVQTDSNGGVIVTDWYANPNTPNERMKLTVSILDQDLRADALRVAASRQVNQGGQWVDAPVAAATVQKLEEVILTKARDLRRMAIG; encoded by the coding sequence ATGGCCCGCCGTCTTCCTGCCTTCGCCACCACCGGCCTGCTATTGGCCGCACTCATGCCGCTCGCTGCGTGCGGTGGCGGCGCCAAGGATCGGCCCAAGGCCGACATCGCCGCTTCGAAGGTCACGACGATCGGCGTCAACGCCTATCTGTGGCGCGCGTCGCTCGACACCCTGTCCTTCATGCCGATGGTGCAGACCGATTCGAACGGCGGCGTGATCGTGACCGACTGGTATGCGAACCCGAATACGCCCAATGAACGGATGAAGCTGACCGTGTCGATCCTGGACCAGGATCTGCGCGCCGACGCGCTGCGTGTTGCGGCCAGCCGCCAAGTCAATCAGGGCGGCCAGTGGGTAGATGCCCCGGTCGCCGCGGCCACCGTGCAGAAGCTGGAAGAAGTGATCCTGACCAAGGCGCGCGACCTGCGCCGCATGGCGATCGGCTGA